AATGTATAACGGCGATTATATTGTTTGAAAATTATGGAACTCACCTCGTTTCTGTTTTAACTCTTATTTTGAGCTGGATAGTGGATGCAATGCGCATGCGTTCAATGAACGCTGCCTGACAACTTTGGATCTCGGTAAACTTGAGCACACAACTATCGATGGTCAATAGGTACAGCAAGACGGACGCTTAGAGTGGACATGTAGTTTATTAAATATTGTATTCATGCCTTGGGACTAGTCTTTCTCCCTCGTGTATTTTCAGAATCTCAGAGAGCATCAAATCGGAGCGCAGGAGCGTGCAGAGCCTGTTTGGCGTGGCGCGCGATTTCCATTGTGGTCATGTCGCTGGATGCCGTCAATAACTGTTTACGTCACCACCAGTCAATATTCTCCCCATATGTTAAAAGAAAGATGACAGTAGACTAATCATAAACCCAATTTCTAGCTGTTTTATGAACTTGGCCACACTTCCAACCAGTAATTCAGCAAAAAAGTAAGAACAGTCAAGTCCAGACGCCAAATATGTCTACAGTAGTTAGACCGTAGTATTGATTACAACAAGGCCTATAGGCTATCAGCTCTTAATGTTTTTTATTGTAAAACGTGATTCATTTTcatgtttgttatctatgcacAATCAGACCAGACGTCCGGAATAGAAGCTCTCTGACTTTGCTATTTTAAGGGTTAATTAATAAGACATCCCTACTGTTCTTATTACAAGTGAAACGTTGGACTGGAAGAGGCTACTGTAGTCTATTTGACATGAGATGCAGACCTTCAATGGCAGTGTCGCCTATAAATAAGCCTCATTTTTCCAGTCGCTACCGCTAGATGGCAGTATATTGCTGTTTTCTGACGGATTACACTGTAACATCTCAGTTGCCCAGTCACATACATTATTCTCAACATCAGAAGAACGACAGATGCAAACCATGAGATGGCCTTCAGGGGTAAAGTGGCCGACACGAGGGTAAGAGGACTGTTTACTCGGATTTTACACTCAAAAAAAATGTGATTATGTGCCATCCGGGCAGCCGTGGGTCAGATATGGACGTTGTTACAATAAAATACGAAATCATCAGGTGTCGTTGTTGGCGACTATGAAACATAAGCTATCAGCCTATCATTTCTATTCAGCGACTGATATTTCATTTATCGTGAATGGCAAATGCAACAGATAATGATCACTCAGTCTGTGCAAATGAAGGTCTTCTGTCCTCTGCTGCTCCCCCGCAGTGCGCATCCCCTGCAGAGTCTGTTGGAGTTCTGCCATGGGAGCTTTTACACCTGCTGAATGATCCACGGTTCAGTTGACAGTGCTGTCACGGCTTTGCTAGTGTCTTGGCGGCTGATTTGAGTATAGCCTAGGTCTATGATGTGTGATATATTATTATTGGGATGAatgactctgactctctctctcgatctctctctctttcactctctctttctgtcgatCTCTCTCCCCCAGACAGTGCTTGTGCACCTGCTGCTGTGCCTCGTCAtattctactctctctactacatgATTGGGAGTGTGTGTTTCGGCGCGTTCAGGTGCGACACTTTTCTTTTCCTCTCTGCGTGCACGTGTGGTTATTGGGTAAGTGACCTTGCTGGAACGGTGAGCCGTCCTCACGCGGCTTCTAGAAACCTGGTGCCAGGTgacagaagagagggggagggattcgTGGAATCCACAGCAACTATTGGTCTGTTTTCATTGATTGGAATGACAGTCAGTTTCAACCACCCTGGTTCCCTCCTAGCACCTCCTTTTGAATatcctgtttgtttgtttgttttatctGCTGTTCTTCTATTTGCATTCAGGTTGGATCACTTTGATGGACTTATTCCCTTTGACTTTAAGACTGAACCAACCAATTTGGAGTCCAACTCCAAATACCTGGGTGAGCGAAGAtgtgtattgtagtgtgtgtgtgtgtgtgtgtgtgtgtgtgtgtgtgtgtgtgcacgcgcgcgCGCATGTCCTCTACAGATGGTTAAGGTCTTATATTGTTGTTCCAGTGAACCTGCTGTCCATGGAGTTGACCTATTTCTGCAGTGGTCTGCTGTTTGCAGCCGTGGTGAGGAGATGGGTCTGGGACTACGCTCTCACAGTCACACTACTGCACGTACTGCTCACCAGCCTGGGTgagacgcacacacatacacacagaaatgcatacacaTGCCtgaactcactcacacacactggcttAACTCAGAATAATCCCTTGTTGGCAGAGCAGAGTGCTCAGGGCCAGCTTTGATGACATCATGACAGGACGGGAAGTGGGGTTAGAGTTGAGAAGCAGCTGGGCCCTAAACAAGGCACATATTGACCCTATCCAATGGTCTTCTTTAATTCCCCTTCCTCATGTGTAAGGATTGGATGGGTCTAGCTCTAAAGCAATACGATGAACACTCCCCTTCCTTAGTTCTGTGTGGTATATTACCTGTTTTTAATGTGTgtttgtaatgtgtgtgtttcagtgatgTTGGAGTTTCCCTTGGTATGGCAGTGGTGGCTGGCCCTTGGTAAGACCTGTACCtcaccctcacctcacctcacccacaCATGTTCTGTTTTATTGTGTAAAACCTTCTGAGGAGTTATAGATGAGTAATTGATTATGTCTCTTCTTTATTAacggtcttgtgtgtgtgtgtgtgtgtgtgtgtgtgtgtgtgtgtttggttgtatgttttgtttgaaggCAGCGGGTTGTTTCTGATGATCTGTAACGGTCAGCTGATAGCTTACTTCACctgccagagtgaccagagtTACCCCACCTTCAACAGctactgagtacacacacacacacacacacacactgactagagTTCTTTGCAGTGAGTCCGGTGGAAATGGAGGGAAGCCAAATGTTCCTGTTGACTTGGTTACCTGTTTGATTGTTGCACTTTGTTTCTGTTGGACCGGCTTCCCAGACACCAATTGAGCCAAGTGATTCTCCACTGAGCAAGCTTTTGAGTCCAGGAAACAGCTTTTATATGTAATATCTGTAGTATGTAATATCTGTAGTATGTAATATCTGTGGTATGTAATATCTGTAGTATGTAATATCTGTAGTATGTAATATCTGTGTTCTCTATGAATATTAATCTTATGTCAGACAATGTTAATCATGTAATTTATCATCTTAGACCTATTAAACCAGCTGTAACCTCGCACACCTGGGctggctccacacacacacacacacacacacacacacacacacacacacacacacacacacacacacacacacagttgttctTATCACATCCTGGtttaagcctaaccctaaccacaacccttaccctaaccttaaccacaacccttaccctaacctcaacccttacctcaaccacaacccttaccct
The sequence above is drawn from the Salmo salar chromosome ssa05, Ssal_v3.1, whole genome shotgun sequence genome and encodes:
- the cf191 gene encoding CF191 protein isoform X2, with product MAFRGKVADTRTVLVHLLLCLVIFYSLYYMIGSVCFGAFRCDTFLFLSACTCGYWVSDLAGTVSRPHAASRNLVPGDRREGEGFVESTATIGLFSLIGMTVSFNHPGSLLAPPFEYPVCLFVLSAVLLFAFRLDHFDGLIPFDFKTEPTNLESNSKYLVNLLSMELTYFCSGLLFAAVVRRWVWDYALTVTLLHVLLTSLVMLEFPLVWQWWLALAGCF
- the cf191 gene encoding CF191 protein isoform X1, whose amino-acid sequence is MAFRGKVADTRTVLVHLLLCLVIFYSLYYMIGSVCFGAFRCDTFLFLSACTCGYWVSDLAGTVSRPHAASRNLVPGDRREGEGFVESTATIGLFSLIGMTVSFNHPGSLLAPPFEYPVCLFVLSAVLLFAFRLDHFDGLIPFDFKTEPTNLESNSKYLVNLLSMELTYFCSGLLFAAVVRRWVWDYALTVTLLHVLLTSLVMLEFPLVWQWWLALGSGLFLMICNGQLIAYFTCQSDQSYPTFNSY
- the cf191 gene encoding CF191 protein isoform X3 gives rise to the protein MAFRGKVADTRTVLVHLLLCLVIFYSLYYMIGSVCFGAFRLDHFDGLIPFDFKTEPTNLESNSKYLVNLLSMELTYFCSGLLFAAVVRRWVWDYALTVTLLHVLLTSLVMLEFPLVWQWWLALAGCF
- the cf191 gene encoding CF191 protein (The RefSeq protein has 1 substitution compared to this genomic sequence), which codes for MAFRGKVADTRTVLVHLLLCLVIFYPLYYMIGSVCFGAFRLDHFDGLIPFDFKTEPTNLESNSKYLVNLLSMELTYFCSGLLFAAVVRRWVWDYALTVTLLHVLLTSLVMLEFPLVWQWWLALGSGLFLMICNGQLIAYFTCQSDQSYPTFNSY